From Micromonospora auratinigra:
GAGGCCGAAGGAGACGTTGGAGATGCCGAGGGTGAAGTTGACCCCCGGGTAGCGGGCCGCGATCTCCCGGATCGCCTCGATCGTCTCGATGCCGTCGCGGCGGGTCTCCTCCTGGCCGGTGGCGATCGGGAAGGTCAGCGCGTCGATGAGGATGTCCTCCCGGCGCATCCCCCACCGGCCGGTCAGGTCGTCGATCAGGCGGGCCGCGACGCGTACCTTCCACTCCCGGGTACGGGCCTGGCCCTCCTCGTCGATGAGCAGGGCGACCACGGCCGCGCCGTGCTCCTTGACCACCGGCATCACCCGGGCGTAACGGGAGTCGGGGCCGTCGCCGTCCTCGAAGTTGACCGAGTTGACCACGCAGCGGCCGCCGAGCATCTCCAGCCCCGCCTCGACCACGGCCGGCTCGGTGGAGTCCAGCATGATCGGCAGGGTGGAGGCGGTGGCGAACCGGCCGGCCAGCTCGCGCATGTCGGTGGTGCCGTCGCGGCCCACGTAGTCGACGCAGAGGTCGAGCAGGTGCGAGCCGTCCCGGGCCTGGCTGCGGGCGATCTCCACGCAGGACTGCCAGTCGGCGGCGAGCATCGCCTCGCGGAACGCCTTGGAGCCGTTGGCGTTGGTCCGCTCCCCCACCATCAGGACGCTGGCGTCCTGGGCGAACGGGACCGGGTGGTAGATCGAGGAGACGCCGGCCTCCGGGCGCGGCTCGCGGGCCACCGGCCGGGTGCCGCGCAGCCGCTCCACCAGCACCCGGATGTGCTCCGGGGTGGTGCCGCAGCAACCGCCGACCAGGGCGACGCCATAGTCGGCGACGAACCGCTCCAGGGCGTCGGCCAGCTCCACCGGGGTCAGCGGGAAGTACGCCCCGTCGGCGGTCAGCACCGGCAGGCCGGCGTTCGGCATCACCGAGATCGGGATCCGCGAGTGGCGGGCCAGGTAGCGCAGGTGCTCGCCCATCTCGGCCGGGCCGGTCGAGCAGTTGAGCCCGACCAGGTCGACGCCGAGCGGCTCGATCGCGGTCAGCGCGGCGCCGATCTCGCTGCCCAGCAGCATGGTCCCGGTGGTCTCCATGGCGACCTGGCAGATGATCGGCACGTCGAGGCCCAACTCGGCGCGGGCCCGCTTCGACCCGACCACCGCGGCCTTCACCTGGAGCAGGTCCTGACAGGTCTCGATGATCAGCGCGTCCGCCCCACCGGCGATCAGGCCGGCCGCGTTCTCCCGGTACGCGTCGCGCAGCGAGGCGTACGTGGCGTGGCCGAGGGTGGGCAGCTTGGTGCCCGGCCCCATCGAGCCGAGCACGAAGCGCGGCTGCGCCTCGGTGGCGTACGCGTCGGCGGCCTCCCGGGCGAGCCGCGCGCCGGCCTCGGAGAGCTCCCGGATCCGCCCGGCGATGCCGTACTCGGCGAGGTTCGGCAGGTTGGCGCCGAAGGTGTTGGTCTCGACGCAGTCCGCGCCGGCGGCCAGGTAGGCGTCGTGCACGCCGCGGACCACGTCGGGCCGGGTGACGTTGAGGATCTCGCTGCATCCCTCGAGACCGTCGTAGTCGTCGAGGGTCAGGTCGGCGGCGTGGAGCATGGTGCCCATCGCCCCGTCGGCGATGAGGATCCGGTCGGCCAGCACGTCGAGCAACGAAGTCCGCACAGGGCCAGGTTAGTGCGGCGACTCGGAGCGCGGTCGTGGCACGGGCCGGTTCCCACATACTGTCAGCCGGATCACCGTACCCTTTCGTCCCTTTCGCCACGGTGGTCCCCCGGGCGGACCGGCGCGGCCGACGGGCCGCATCCCACGCCGGCACGTAGGCTGACGGACGTGAAGGACATCAGGGACGCGACCGTGCGACGGTTCCCGACCGGGGCGCGGCCCGCGCCGCGCCGGGCGGGAGTCGTCGCAGGCGGGGCGCACGGTACGGCAGCGACCCGGCGCCGCTGCCGGCGAGCAGGGTGGGTGACGGCGTGACCGAGTTCGACGGGCTGCCGGTGCTCCGGTCGCCGGTGGCCATCGCGGCCTTCGAGGGCTGGAACGACGCCGCGGACGCCTCCACCGCCGCCGTGGAGCACCTGGAGCAGGTCTGGCAGGCCCGGGAGGTGACCGAGCTGGACCCGGAGGACTTCTACGACTTCCAGGTGAGCCGCCCGACCATCACGATGGCCGAGGGCGAGACCCGACGGGTGGAGTGGCCCACCACCCGCTTCATGGTGGCCAGCCCGGAGGGCACCGAGCGGGACGTGGTGCTGATCCGGGGCATCGAGCCGAGCATGCGCTGGCGCACCTTCTGCGAGCAGGTGCTGGAGATCTGCCACAGCCTGGAGGTCGAGCGGGTGGTGCTGCTCGGCGCGCTGCTGGCCGACGTGCCCTACACCCGGCCGCTGCCGATCAGCGGCAGCGCGTCGGACGCCGACGCGGCCAAGCGCTACCAGCTCACCCCGACCCGCTACGACGGCCCGACGGGCATCGTCGGGGTGCTGCACGACGCCTGCACCCGGGCCGAGGTCGACGCGGTGTCGTTCTGGGTGCACGTGCCGCACTACGCCAACAATCCGCCCTGCCCCAAGGCCACCCTCGCCCTGCTGCACCGGGTCGAGGAGGTGCTCGACCTGCCGGTGCCGATGGCCGACCTCGCCGAGGAAGCCGCCGAGTGGGAGCAGCGGGTGCGCAGCGCCGCCGAGCAGGACGCCGAGCTCGGTGAGTACGTCCGCGAGCTGGAGGAACGGGTCGGCGACGCCGGCATCACCCCGTTGACCGGCGACGAGATCGCCCAGGAGTTCGAGAAGTACCTGCGCCGCCGGGGCGGCTCCGCCGGTCCGACCGCCGGCTCCTGGTAACTCCGCTTCCGACGAGAGGCCGGGTCCCCCACCGGGACCCGGCCTCTCGTCATGTCCGCCCCGGCGCCGGTCAGGCGGCCAGCACCAGACCGTCGACCCCGGCGGCGAGGCGCTGCTCCTGAGGGCGTGGTGCGCCGCGAGGACGACGCCGAGCAGATCAGCTACCGACCCACCGAGAAGGGCCAGGCGCTCGCCCCGGCCCTCGGCGCGGTGCAGACCTGGGCCGACCGGTGGCGGGCCGGCGACCTGGGCGCCCGGCCAGGCCGCCTCGACGGCTGCCGTCGCAGTCCGCGCTGACCCCGCACGTCCGGAATCCGGAGATCGGCTCGTGTCGCGCTTCCCTCGACACACCCGCTACGGCATCCTAGGAACCTAGCTGTGATCGAGGAGGCGGATGTGCAGATCAACCCGGGCGCGGCCGAGTTCCCCCACCGGCAGATCGCCGCGCAGCTCAAGGCGCAGGTCCGGCGCGGCGACTGGGCGCCCGGCGAGCGACTGCCGTCCATCCCGGCCATCGCCGAGATGTTCGGTGTGGCGAAGCAGACCGTGCAGCGCGCCGTCGACCAACTGCGGGTCGAGGGCATCCTGATCACGAAACCCGGCTCCGGTACGTACGTGCGCGGCACCCGGCGTCGGCTCAACCGGCTCTCCCGCGGCCGCTACGGCGGCTTCCGCGGCTACCACACCGACCTGGCCGCCCGGTACCGGCAGCAACTGGTCTCCGTCGGCCGCTCCCCCGCCCCGCCCGAGGTGGCCGACGCGTTCGGGGTGGCCGACGGCACCGACCTGCTCTGCCGGCGGCACCTGGTCCGCACCGACGACTCACCGGTCGAGGTGGGCGCGTCCTGGTTCCTGCCGGCCGACACCGCCGGCACCTCGCTGGAGCGGGCCGAGGCGTTCGGCCGCCCGCTCTACCAGGAGGCCGAGGAGGTCACCGGCCGCCGGTACGTCACCGCCACCGACACCATCAGCGCCCGCCAGCCCAGCCGGGAGGAGGCGGAGATCCTCCAGATCCGCCCCGATACCCCGGTGCTGCACCTGCTGCACGTGGCGTACGACGAGCAACGCAAGCCGATCGAGGTCGCCCAGGCCACCTGGCCCGGCCCGATGACCACCCTCACCGAGGAGTACCGGGTCCCGGCCCCCGCCGAACAACCCGACCCCGACCCGGGCCTCGTCCTCGGCTGACCGCCCCCCAGCCCTCCCGCCCTCTCCTCCCCACGCGCGATCTTGCACTTTCTGCCCCGACCAATCGGGCATCAACGGCACCCTGCGGGCGGTAAGTGCAAGATCGGCGGGGCAGGGCGGGGCGGGGTGAGGGGGGCGGCTCAGAGGCGGATGCCGAGGAGGGCGTCGACGGTGTCGGCGAAGAGCTTCGGGGCGGCGGCGTCGTCGGCGACCCCGGCGAGGGCCTGCTCGGCCCAGGCGTCCGCCACCGCCAGCGCGCCCGGGGTGTCCAGGTCCTCGGCGAGGCGCGCGCGTACCCCGGCCAGCAGCTCGTCCCCGGCGGGGCCGGCCGGCGCGGCGGCGGCCCGCCGCCAGCGGGCCAGTCGCTCCCGCGCCACCGCCAGCAGCTCGTCGGTCCACGACCGGTCGGTGCGGTAGTGCCCGCTCAGCAGGGCCAGCCGGACCGCCATCGGGTCCACCCGGTCGGCCCGCAGCCGGGAGACGAAGACGAGGTTGCCCCGCGACTTCGACATCTTCTCGCCGTCGAGACCGATCATGCCGGCGTGCACGTAGTGGTCGGCGAACGGCGCCTGACCGGTGAGCCGCTCGGCGTGCGCCGCGGAGCACTCGTGGTGCGGGAAGAGCAGGTCGTTGCCGCCGCCCTGCACGGAGATCCGGTCGCCGAGCAGGTTCAGCGCGATCACCGCGCACTCGATGTGCCAGCCCGGCCGCCCGGGGCCCAGCTCACCGCCCGGCCAGGACGGCTCGCCCTCGCGGGCGCCCCGCCACAGCAGCGGGTCGAGCGGGTCGCGCTTGCCGGCCCGGTCCGGGTCGCCGCCGCGCTCCGGGAAGATCTCCAGCATCTCGGCCCGGGACAGGTTGGACTCGTAGCCGAACTCGCCGGTGGCGGTGATGTCGAAGTAGACGTCGCCGGTGCCGTCGTCGAGCCGGTACGCCGCACCGTCCTTGAGCAGGACGAGGACCTTGTCGGCGATGTCCGGGATCGACTCGACCGCCCCGACGTAGTGCGCCGGCGGGATGATCCGCAGCGCCTCCATGTCCTCCCGGAACAGCGCCGTCTCCCGCATCGCCAGGACCTTCCAGTCCTCGCCGTCGCGGGCGGCCCGCTCCAGCAGCGGGTCGTCGATGTCGGTGACGTTCTGCACGTACCGGACGGTCAGCCCGGCGTCGCGCCACATCCGCTGGACCAGGTCGAAGCTGATCATGGTGGCGGCGTGCCCGAGGTGGGTGGCGTCGTACGGGGTGATGCCGCAGACGTACATCGTGGCGTCGCCGTCCGGCCGGCTCGGGTGCAGACCCTGCCGCGCCGAGTCGTACAACCTCAGCGGCTCGCCCTCGCCCGGCAGCCGTGGCACCTCGTGTCCCGCCCAAGACTCCATGACCGCCAGCCTAACGAGCCGTCAGGCCGCCGGGTGGCGCCCCTCGGGTGATCAACACGACAACGGCTCACATGGGCGGCCAGGGCATCGCCGGCCAGTCCTCCGGGGGCAGCGGGAAGCGGCCGGTGTCGCGCAGCCGGTCGACCCGGGCCGCCAGCTCGGCGACCTCACTGATGGTCAGGTGCTCGGCCAGCTCGTCGCCGAGCGCGCCGGTGAGCAGGCCGGCCAGCGCGTCGAGCATCTGCACGGCGTCGGCGGGCAGCTCCCGGCCGGCCCAGCCCCAGAGCACCGTCCGCAGCTTCTCCTCGACGTGGAAGCAGACGCCGTGGTCGACGCCGTAGATCCGGTCATCCGGGCCGACGATGACGTGTCCACCCTTGCGGTCCGCGTTGTTGATCACCGCGTCGAGGACGGCGAGCCTGGCCAGCCGCGGGTCGTCGGCGTGCGCCAGGGCGTACGCGGCCCCGTCGTCGTCGCGCGCCGCCGCGACCGGGAACCAGCGCGGCGGCACCGCCTCGGCCGGCACGAAGCCGACCAGCGGTTCGGCGTCCTCCGGCTCGTCGATCCAGAGCTGGCAGGAGCCGGGCCCGAACGGGCCGTCGCGCAGCACCGTGGGCGGCACCAGGTCCCACCCGGTCGCCCGGGAGACCAGGTACGCCGACACCTCGCGCCCGGCGAGGGTGCCGTCCGGGAAGTCCCAGAGCGGCCGCTCGCCGCGCACCGGCTTGTACACGCAGCGCGCGGTCGCCCCGTCCAGGGTGAGGATGCCGCGCAGGGTGGTGTTGGAGGCGTCGACCAGCCGCCCCTCCAGGGTCAGCTCACCGTCGGTGAGCAGCCGCACCGCGGCGGCACCGTCCTGTCGGGGCTGGAGTTCCGACGAGGTCACCGGTGATAACCGTTGTGCCGCGGGCAGAGGTGGCCGGCCGGGTCCAGCGGCTGGCCGCAGAGCGGGCAGGGCGGTCGGCCGGCGTTGACCACGCGGCGGGCCCGCTCGATGAAGGCGCGCGTCGCCTCGGGGGTCAGCCGGACCCGGAGCCGGTCCAGGTCGTCGTCCGGCTCGTCCGGATCCTCGTCCTCGTCGTCGTCGGCCTCGCCCAGCTCGACCTCGACCTCGGTCTCGCCGACCGCGATCGCCTCGATCACCACGGTGGCGCTGTCCACGTCGAAGGCCAGGCCCAGCGTGCCGACCCGGAACTCCTCGTCGACCGGGGTGTCCAGCGGTTCGTTGTCGCCGACGGCGGGGGCGGCCTCCGGCAGGTCGACGCCGAACCGGCGCTGCGCCTCGGAGAGCAGCTCCTCCAGCTTCTCGGCGAGCAGGGTCACCTGGACCTTCTCCAGCGCGACGCTGACCAGCCGGCCACCGCCGCGCGCCTGGAGGAAGAACGTGCGCTCCCCCGGCGGGCCGACGGTTCCGGCGACGAACCGCTCCGGCGGCTCGAAGGCGTGCACCTGGTGGGTCATACCCACGACCCTATCCGGAGGGTGGAAGCGTCGCGTACCGCACCGACGGCGAATCCGCCCAGGGCGAAACGCCGACCCCCGGACCGGGCGTAGCCGGGCGTGGCGGGCCGGCTCACCGGGCGGCCCCGGCGCCGCCGCCCACCGCCGCGTCCGAGTCCACCGGTCGCGTCGCCCGCCGGCGCCGCTTGCGCGGCGGCGGCACCAGGGCGGCCAGGTCCCCACCGGTGTCGTTGAGCCGGACCAGGAACGGCCGCAGCGGCGTGTACCGGATCGCGGTCACCGACGCCGGGTCCGCGACGATCCGCTGGAACAGATCCAGGTGTACGCCGAGCGCGTCCGCCACGATGGCCTTGATCACATCGCCGTGGCTGCACGCCAGCCACACCGCCTCCGGCCCGTGCTCGGCGCTCACCCGGGCGTCCCAGGAGCGGACCGCCGCCACCGCCCGCGCCGACATCGCCGCCATCGACTCCCCCTCCGGGAAGACCGCCGCGCTCGGGTGCTGCTGGACCACCGGCCAGAGCGGCTCCTTCGCCAGCTTCTTCAACGGCTGCCCCTCCCAGCTGCCGTAGCCGCACTCGATCAGCCCGTCCTCGATCACCGGCTCCGCCTGCGGCAGGGCCAGCTCCAGGGTCTGCCGGCAGCGGATCAGCGGGCTGCTCACCACCGCCGCCAGGGGCAGCCCGGCCAGCCGCGCGCCGACCGCCGTGGCCTGGGCCCGACCGGT
This genomic window contains:
- a CDS encoding PAC2 family protein — translated: MTEFDGLPVLRSPVAIAAFEGWNDAADASTAAVEHLEQVWQAREVTELDPEDFYDFQVSRPTITMAEGETRRVEWPTTRFMVASPEGTERDVVLIRGIEPSMRWRTFCEQVLEICHSLEVERVVLLGALLADVPYTRPLPISGSASDADAAKRYQLTPTRYDGPTGIVGVLHDACTRAEVDAVSFWVHVPHYANNPPCPKATLALLHRVEEVLDLPVPMADLAEEAAEWEQRVRSAAEQDAELGEYVRELEERVGDAGITPLTGDEIAQEFEKYLRRRGGSAGPTAGSW
- a CDS encoding GntR family transcriptional regulator; this translates as MQINPGAAEFPHRQIAAQLKAQVRRGDWAPGERLPSIPAIAEMFGVAKQTVQRAVDQLRVEGILITKPGSGTYVRGTRRRLNRLSRGRYGGFRGYHTDLAARYRQQLVSVGRSPAPPEVADAFGVADGTDLLCRRHLVRTDDSPVEVGASWFLPADTAGTSLERAEAFGRPLYQEAEEVTGRRYVTATDTISARQPSREEAEILQIRPDTPVLHLLHVAYDEQRKPIEVAQATWPGPMTTLTEEYRVPAPAEQPDPDPGLVLG
- the mshC gene encoding cysteine--1-D-myo-inosityl 2-amino-2-deoxy-alpha-D-glucopyranoside ligase, whose product is MESWAGHEVPRLPGEGEPLRLYDSARQGLHPSRPDGDATMYVCGITPYDATHLGHAATMISFDLVQRMWRDAGLTVRYVQNVTDIDDPLLERAARDGEDWKVLAMRETALFREDMEALRIIPPAHYVGAVESIPDIADKVLVLLKDGAAYRLDDGTGDVYFDITATGEFGYESNLSRAEMLEIFPERGGDPDRAGKRDPLDPLLWRGAREGEPSWPGGELGPGRPGWHIECAVIALNLLGDRISVQGGGNDLLFPHHECSAAHAERLTGQAPFADHYVHAGMIGLDGEKMSKSRGNLVFVSRLRADRVDPMAVRLALLSGHYRTDRSWTDELLAVARERLARWRRAAAAPAGPAGDELLAGVRARLAEDLDTPGALAVADAWAEQALAGVADDAAAPKLFADTVDALLGIRL
- a CDS encoding SCO1664 family protein produces the protein MTSSELQPRQDGAAAVRLLTDGELTLEGRLVDASNTTLRGILTLDGATARCVYKPVRGERPLWDFPDGTLAGREVSAYLVSRATGWDLVPPTVLRDGPFGPGSCQLWIDEPEDAEPLVGFVPAEAVPPRWFPVAAARDDDGAAYALAHADDPRLARLAVLDAVINNADRKGGHVIVGPDDRIYGVDHGVCFHVEEKLRTVLWGWAGRELPADAVQMLDALAGLLTGALGDELAEHLTISEVAELAARVDRLRDTGRFPLPPEDWPAMPWPPM
- a CDS encoding DUF3090 domain-containing protein codes for the protein MTHQVHAFEPPERFVAGTVGPPGERTFFLQARGGGRLVSVALEKVQVTLLAEKLEELLSEAQRRFGVDLPEAAPAVGDNEPLDTPVDEEFRVGTLGLAFDVDSATVVIEAIAVGETEVEVELGEADDDEDEDPDEPDDDLDRLRVRLTPEATRAFIERARRVVNAGRPPCPLCGQPLDPAGHLCPRHNGYHR
- a CDS encoding histidine phosphatase family protein, translating into MVSVATLLLLRHGRTTANADGGLAGRQPVELDETGRAQATAVGARLAGLPLAAVVSSPLIRCRQTLELALPQAEPVIEDGLIECGYGSWEGQPLKKLAKEPLWPVVQQHPSAAVFPEGESMAAMSARAVAAVRSWDARVSAEHGPEAVWLACSHGDVIKAIVADALGVHLDLFQRIVADPASVTAIRYTPLRPFLVRLNDTGGDLAALVPPPRKRRRRATRPVDSDAAVGGGAGAAR